A genomic window from Sulfurimonas paralvinellae includes:
- a CDS encoding tRNA (5-methylaminomethyl-2-thiouridine)(34)-methyltransferase MnmD has translation MSNFEDELHSLALSEDGSFTAYSKEYDEHYHSTKDGALSESLYKHIIPAYKHVSDKNEVTVLDICYGLGFNTLATILYYQEHAPQMKLSIYSPELDADLVASLKDFTYPKEFEALREVVVSLSTTGRYEDDNLFVELFLGNAREYIKKFQNRFDIVYQDAFSPTVNPLLWTKEYFADIKNAIKEDGILTTYSIALKTRLALYENGFHVYLNKGENFRSATLASLRELSGYECVNMEHKIACNPDTKPLRDSQLL, from the coding sequence TTGAGTAATTTTGAAGATGAACTTCATTCGCTTGCTTTGAGTGAAGACGGCTCTTTTACGGCATATTCGAAAGAGTACGATGAACACTATCACTCAACAAAAGATGGTGCGCTGAGTGAATCGCTCTATAAACATATTATCCCTGCGTATAAGCATGTATCGGATAAAAATGAGGTTACCGTTTTAGATATCTGCTACGGATTGGGTTTTAATACCTTGGCGACTATACTTTATTATCAAGAGCATGCACCTCAGATGAAACTTTCCATATACTCACCAGAACTCGATGCAGATCTGGTCGCGTCATTGAAAGATTTTACGTATCCCAAAGAGTTTGAAGCGCTGCGTGAGGTTGTTGTATCGCTCAGCACTACTGGAAGATATGAAGATGACAACCTGTTTGTAGAACTCTTTTTAGGCAATGCGCGAGAATATATCAAAAAATTTCAAAACAGATTCGACATAGTCTATCAGGATGCTTTTTCACCAACTGTAAATCCTCTTCTTTGGACAAAAGAGTATTTTGCAGATATTAAAAATGCTATAAAAGAAGACGGTATTTTGACTACATACTCCATAGCGCTTAAAACCCGTTTGGCGCTCTATGAAAATGGATTTCATGTTTACTTGAACAAGGGCGAAAATTTTAGAAGTGCCACGCTTGCATCTTTGCGTGAGCTAAGCGGGTATGAATGTGTCAATATGGAACATAAAATTGCATGCAATCCGGATACAAAGCCACTGAGAGATAGTCAGTTATTGTGA
- the luxS gene encoding S-ribosylhomocysteine lyase has product MPLLDSFTVDHTIMPAPAVRKAKVMKTQCGDKITVFDLRFYKPNEDKMDGRGIHTLEHLFAGFMREHLNGKGVEIIDLSPMGCRTGFYMSVIGTPREARVAKAWKKAMEDVLKVKSKKDIPELNVYQCGTYKMHSLKNAKKIASDILSHKIGVMDNKKLQLSKKKLKEINKSCS; this is encoded by the coding sequence ATGCCATTATTAGACTCATTTACAGTTGACCATACAATTATGCCTGCTCCTGCAGTTAGAAAAGCAAAAGTGATGAAGACGCAATGCGGAGATAAAATTACAGTATTTGATCTTCGTTTTTATAAACCAAATGAAGATAAGATGGATGGCCGAGGGATTCATACGCTTGAACATCTGTTTGCGGGATTTATGCGTGAGCATTTAAACGGCAAAGGTGTAGAGATTATTGATCTTTCCCCAATGGGATGCCGCACAGGTTTTTATATGTCTGTCATAGGTACGCCGCGTGAGGCAAGAGTTGCCAAAGCATGGAAAAAAGCGATGGAAGATGTTTTAAAAGTAAAAAGTAAAAAAGATATTCCGGAGTTGAATGTTTACCAATGTGGTACATATAAAATGCACTCACTGAAAAATGCGAAAAAGATAGCATCAGATATCTTGTCGCACAAAATAGGCGTGATGGATAACAAAAAACTGCAACTTAGCAAGAAAAAACTAAAAGAGATAAATAAATCATGCTCGTAG
- a CDS encoding sensor domain-containing diguanylate cyclase, which produces MSQQETKNIISRPIIQFTVLLLIITFISILAYTEYAKTLQKTTHELNTKIIHLHTETFSKLSHVYEKDSKCHFLQSVTTNAKLRHNFEDMLRLIRISTIQNLFVITKDEDGNYYFLLDSDNNLTTRANIFEPFSPLGNFWDEAYKQKKVEVFHHKQGTNLWITIAYPIVENNQTVALIGADISHNLDLIMQTRLQSFNRFFLWLVIIGLLTFVAHYILTLYFRKKYYEGYRDPLTNVYNRKYLYDILIKKLSRRYQLFMVDIDHFKKVNDTYGHDAGDVILQEVAKRLKSLTRNEDSIIRYGGEEFVIYTTKLNAQQSKAFAERLREHVKKEPIYYKNIECRITVSIGVNPYARNEKPFDEMLKKADEALYRAKMSGRDRVYLSE; this is translated from the coding sequence TTGTCTCAACAAGAAACTAAGAATATAATTAGCAGACCGATTATTCAGTTTACTGTTTTACTCCTTATTATTACATTCATTTCTATTCTCGCCTATACAGAGTATGCAAAGACTCTTCAAAAAACCACTCATGAGTTAAATACAAAAATTATTCATCTTCATACAGAGACTTTTTCGAAACTTTCACATGTATATGAAAAGGACAGCAAGTGTCATTTTCTACAAAGTGTTACAACAAATGCTAAATTACGTCATAATTTTGAGGATATGCTTCGACTTATTCGCATCTCCACTATTCAAAATCTTTTTGTTATTACAAAAGATGAAGATGGTAATTATTATTTTCTTTTGGACAGTGATAATAATCTTACAACACGGGCGAATATCTTTGAACCTTTTAGTCCTTTGGGGAATTTTTGGGATGAGGCCTATAAACAAAAAAAGGTGGAGGTCTTTCATCATAAGCAAGGAACGAATCTTTGGATTACTATTGCATACCCAATTGTTGAAAATAATCAAACAGTAGCATTAATAGGTGCAGATATTTCACATAATCTTGACTTGATTATGCAGACACGTCTGCAGAGCTTCAATAGATTTTTTCTATGGTTGGTTATTATAGGTCTATTGACTTTTGTTGCACACTATATCTTGACACTCTATTTTAGGAAAAAATATTATGAAGGTTACAGGGATCCTCTTACCAATGTGTATAATCGTAAATACCTCTATGATATATTGATCAAAAAACTCTCACGCAGATACCAGCTTTTTATGGTTGATATTGACCATTTTAAAAAAGTCAATGACACCTATGGGCATGATGCAGGAGATGTTATACTGCAAGAGGTCGCCAAGAGACTGAAAAGTTTAACACGCAACGAAGATTCTATTATTCGTTATGGTGGGGAAGAGTTTGTGATATATACAACGAAGCTGAATGCACAGCAGAGTAAAGCATTTGCAGAGCGTCTGCGTGAACATGTGAAAAAAGAGCCCATATACTATAAAAATATTGAATGCCGTATCACAGTTTCCATAGGTGTTAATCCATATGCACGTAATGAAAAACCATTTGATGAAATGTTGAAAAAAGCTGATGAAGCACTCTATAGAGCGAAGATGTCCGGTAGGGATCGTGTATATCTTAGTGAGTAA
- a CDS encoding TonB-dependent receptor plug domain-containing protein has translation MKLFFLLVILFSTLLQAYNIDQILDLYRKESDLSKKTKNESLGHLTVYTRDDIERMQAHNLSELLNSLRSFRYDENLFGMPDVLHADPATYASDIVKIFINNHEITSAFAGSGLFIYGNIDLGFVDHVEVYEGSTSSSVNSEPSVVTIKLYSKDPAREVGTNIQAYAGSRGTHHENISYAAASDDLKYYAYASHSKVERTDYTHDTYDLSRDYQNKHALMTVNYKNVKVGAEYIDHKMDPFLSLSMFATPKNGDIDYKLKRVSATSTFLNDDSLKLSLSFIRINEYLNLNMDRTRWTTNPAKLLLPQDSLHSNSIDDVYNVKVDKKFAYKANNFIIGSEYIKKSLHDTVAYNNGILESNPTFVDNSIFSLYIQDDYILTESQMLTASIKQNYYHSKSNATQRNFDTFQARLGYIVTSKGSTFKAFASQMQLPTEQYALSSAANAAIEVLRIRDVSAEYNKNIANHTIGACLEYIQNENSRITISQGAPKYYNNYSASVKYDYKFDAFNNLKSMLYANRYHDPATTEDKRVNGAFVRFLNTWRKFDFYNEADYYRVKKTPINGINYNVGIRYKPTASLIFSVKGTNIFNSAAKSRYSYIKMNGFVPEQKSLYIFPIDQTFTVGMEYSF, from the coding sequence ATGAAATTATTTTTTCTATTAGTCATACTTTTTTCTACACTGTTGCAAGCTTACAATATAGATCAGATTCTTGATTTATACCGTAAAGAGAGTGACCTTTCCAAAAAAACAAAAAATGAATCACTCGGGCATCTAACTGTATATACTCGGGATGATATTGAAAGAATGCAGGCACATAATTTAAGTGAGTTGCTTAACTCTTTGCGCTCTTTTCGCTATGATGAAAATTTGTTTGGCATGCCTGATGTTTTGCATGCTGATCCTGCAACGTATGCAAGTGATATTGTTAAAATATTTATAAACAATCATGAAATCACATCTGCTTTTGCGGGAAGCGGCCTTTTTATATATGGTAACATTGATCTTGGGTTTGTTGACCATGTTGAGGTATATGAAGGGAGTACATCAAGTTCTGTAAACTCTGAACCCTCTGTAGTTACAATCAAATTATACTCTAAAGATCCGGCGAGAGAAGTTGGAACCAACATTCAGGCATATGCAGGTTCTAGGGGTACTCATCATGAAAATATATCCTATGCTGCAGCATCAGATGATCTGAAATATTATGCATATGCGAGCCATAGTAAAGTAGAGAGAACAGATTATACTCATGATACCTATGATCTTTCCCGTGATTATCAAAACAAACATGCACTTATGACAGTGAATTATAAAAATGTTAAAGTAGGCGCTGAATACATTGACCATAAGATGGATCCATTTTTATCATTGAGTATGTTTGCAACACCTAAGAATGGTGATATTGATTATAAACTTAAAAGAGTGAGTGCAACAAGCACCTTTTTAAATGATGATTCGCTTAAACTTTCCCTCTCATTTATCAGAATTAATGAATACCTGAACCTCAATATGGATAGGACGCGATGGACTACAAATCCTGCTAAGCTTTTGTTGCCGCAAGATAGTTTACATTCTAATAGTATTGATGACGTCTATAATGTGAAAGTTGATAAAAAGTTTGCTTATAAAGCAAATAATTTTATTATAGGTTCTGAATATATTAAAAAATCTCTTCATGATACTGTCGCATACAATAATGGAATTTTAGAGAGTAATCCAACTTTTGTAGACAATTCTATATTTTCATTGTATATTCAAGATGACTATATTCTCACTGAAAGTCAAATGCTGACCGCCTCTATAAAACAAAATTATTATCACAGTAAATCAAATGCAACACAACGTAATTTTGATACATTTCAGGCACGTCTTGGATATATTGTTACTTCGAAAGGGAGTACATTTAAAGCTTTTGCATCACAGATGCAGCTACCAACGGAACAGTATGCTTTATCAAGTGCAGCAAACGCTGCAATAGAAGTGCTTCGCATTCGAGATGTTTCTGCTGAATATAATAAAAATATTGCAAATCATACAATAGGCGCATGTTTAGAGTATATTCAAAATGAAAATTCGCGAATAACCATTTCACAAGGTGCACCGAAATATTATAATAACTATAGTGCCAGCGTGAAGTATGATTATAAGTTTGATGCATTTAACAATCTCAAATCAATGCTCTATGCCAATAGATATCATGATCCTGCAACAACTGAGGATAAGAGAGTAAATGGTGCTTTTGTACGTTTTCTCAATACATGGCGAAAATTTGACTTCTATAATGAAGCTGATTATTACCGTGTAAAAAAGACACCGATAAATGGCATTAATTATAATGTTGGTATTCGTTATAAGCCTACTGCTTCACTCATCTTTTCTGTAAAAGGGACAAATATATTTAACAGTGCTGCCAAGAGCAGATACAGTTATATTAAAATGAACGGTTTTGTTCCCGAACAAAAATCACTCTATATCTTTCCAATCGACCAAACTTTTACAGTCGGAATGGAGTATAGCTTTTGA
- a CDS encoding thiamine pyrophosphate-dependent enzyme — MSEMKKIKNLKEFSTSADRFEGANLLCPGCAHSIIVREVLNATNDDLVLAASTGCLEVCTAVYPYTSWDASWIHIGFENGSTAVAGAEAMYKALKTKGRLKQPDRNPKFIAFGGDGASYDIGFQWISGCMERNHDMMYVVLDNEVYANTGGQRSSSTPIGASATTTPAGKISYGETRNKKDMMGIMAAHNIPYAAQVAPNKWKDMVKKIQHGMNTEGAVFINAVSPCTTEWKFDPKDTMHLTDLATDSLVFPLYEIIDGHELNITYRPKNVVPVEEYLAAQGRFRHLFKDEYKYLIKEWQERVDKNWEYLNRREEARV, encoded by the coding sequence ATGAGTGAAATGAAAAAAATTAAAAACTTAAAAGAGTTTTCGACATCAGCTGACCGTTTTGAAGGTGCAAATCTTCTTTGTCCTGGTTGTGCTCACTCTATCATCGTTCGTGAAGTTTTAAATGCAACAAATGATGATTTAGTTCTAGCAGCTTCTACCGGTTGTCTTGAAGTTTGTACAGCTGTATACCCATATACATCTTGGGATGCTTCTTGGATTCATATTGGATTTGAGAATGGTTCTACTGCTGTTGCAGGTGCTGAAGCAATGTATAAAGCACTCAAAACAAAAGGTCGTTTGAAACAGCCTGACCGTAACCCTAAGTTTATAGCTTTTGGTGGTGACGGTGCATCTTATGATATTGGTTTCCAATGGATTTCCGGTTGTATGGAAAGAAATCATGACATGATGTATGTTGTTCTTGACAATGAAGTCTATGCAAATACAGGTGGGCAGCGTTCATCTTCTACACCAATAGGCGCAAGTGCTACAACCACGCCAGCAGGTAAAATCTCTTATGGTGAGACAAGAAATAAAAAAGATATGATGGGCATTATGGCTGCTCATAATATTCCATATGCAGCACAAGTAGCTCCAAATAAATGGAAAGATATGGTTAAGAAAATTCAGCATGGTATGAACACTGAAGGTGCAGTATTTATCAATGCAGTTTCTCCTTGTACCACTGAGTGGAAATTTGATCCTAAAGACACTATGCATTTAACTGATCTTGCAACAGATTCATTGGTTTTCCCACTTTATGAGATCATTGATGGTCATGAACTGAATATTACTTACAGACCGAAAAATGTTGTTCCTGTTGAAGAGTATCTAGCAGCACAAGGACGTTTTAGACACCTTTTCAAAGATGAGTATAAATACTTAATCAAAGAGTGGCAGGAGCGTGTAGATAAAAACTGGGAATATCTAAACAGACGCGAAGAAGCGAGAGTTTAG
- a CDS encoding 2-oxoacid:ferredoxin oxidoreductase subunit alpha: MAFDKLELNEIEVWDGNYAAAQALRQAQVDVVSAYPITPSTAIVEGYAKFKSDNLVEGEFVMVESEHAAMSGCIGAAAAGGRVATATASQGLALMAETLYQASGMRLPIVLNIVNRALAAPLNVNCDHSDMYMVRDSGWIQFDAFSPQEAYDLNLIAFRVSEDHEVRLPAIVNQDGFLTSHTAQGVHTLSDDAAFNFVGEYKPMNDMLDFEHPVTHGVQTEEDWHFEHKARQHADTMNIVPGKIDEVFAEFEKLTGRKYNQVEKYNMDDADVAVVCMGTSVETAREVAGEMREKGIKAGVVGLRVVRPFPFMEIAETLKDVKAVAALDRSAPGGAAGMLFNEIAGSLFNTDSKMLLSGYIYGLGGRDLTKKHLVDLYTELQANADAGKLLTKQQQFIGVRGPKLAFL; this comes from the coding sequence ATGGCATTTGATAAATTAGAATTAAATGAAATAGAAGTATGGGATGGAAATTATGCAGCAGCACAAGCTTTAAGACAAGCTCAGGTTGATGTTGTATCAGCTTACCCAATTACGCCATCAACCGCTATTGTTGAGGGATATGCAAAATTTAAGTCAGATAACCTTGTTGAGGGTGAATTTGTAATGGTTGAATCAGAACATGCCGCAATGAGTGGTTGTATTGGTGCTGCTGCTGCAGGTGGTCGTGTTGCAACTGCTACAGCTTCTCAAGGTCTTGCTCTTATGGCTGAGACATTGTATCAGGCTTCTGGTATGCGTTTGCCAATCGTTTTAAATATCGTAAACCGTGCATTAGCAGCTCCACTTAATGTTAACTGTGACCATTCAGATATGTATATGGTCCGTGACAGTGGTTGGATTCAATTTGATGCATTTTCTCCACAAGAAGCGTATGATTTAAACCTTATTGCTTTTAGAGTAAGTGAAGATCATGAGGTTAGACTTCCGGCTATAGTAAATCAAGATGGCTTTTTAACTTCTCATACAGCACAAGGTGTACACACACTAAGTGATGATGCAGCATTTAATTTTGTTGGTGAATATAAACCAATGAACGATATGCTTGACTTTGAACATCCTGTTACTCATGGTGTTCAGACTGAAGAAGATTGGCACTTTGAGCATAAAGCTCGTCAACATGCTGATACGATGAACATTGTTCCTGGAAAAATTGATGAAGTATTTGCTGAATTTGAAAAACTTACAGGTCGTAAATATAATCAAGTTGAAAAATATAATATGGATGATGCGGATGTTGCTGTTGTCTGTATGGGTACATCAGTTGAAACTGCACGTGAAGTTGCAGGTGAAATGAGAGAAAAAGGCATTAAGGCAGGTGTAGTCGGTCTACGTGTTGTCCGTCCATTCCCATTTATGGAGATAGCTGAAACATTAAAAGATGTAAAAGCTGTAGCTGCACTTGACCGTTCAGCTCCAGGTGGTGCTGCGGGTATGTTATTTAACGAAATTGCGGGTTCACTTTTTAACACAGATAGTAAAATGCTGCTTTCTGGTTACATCTATGGACTTGGTGGTCGTGATTTAACAAAAAAACATTTAGTAGATCTATATACTGAGCTTCAAGCAAATGCTGATGCAGGTAAGTTATTAACTAAACAACAACAGTTTATCGGTGTTCGTGGACCGAAACTAGCTTTTTTATAG
- a CDS encoding 4Fe-4S dicluster-binding protein, which produces MANTGWDEFEIGAMLRTFEGEAGDIAGTLQEDRHYTQNSSFTASVADWRLIKPVFNKDYCIDCQFCWVYCPDISIISRDKKMIGIDMDHCKGCGICVEVCPTNPKSLLMFPEQADEETEIARWPSKEEKEK; this is translated from the coding sequence ATGGCAAACACAGGTTGGGACGAATTTGAAATCGGAGCTATGCTTCGTACATTTGAAGGTGAAGCTGGAGATATCGCAGGAACACTCCAGGAAGATCGACACTATACACAAAACAGTTCTTTTACTGCTAGTGTAGCTGATTGGAGACTTATTAAACCGGTTTTCAATAAAGACTATTGTATTGATTGCCAATTTTGCTGGGTATATTGTCCGGATATTTCGATTATTTCAAGAGATAAAAAAATGATAGGTATTGATATGGATCACTGTAAAGGGTGTGGTATCTGTGTTGAGGTTTGTCCTACAAATCCAAAATCATTGTTGATGTTCCCAGAACAGGCAGATGAAGAGACAGAAATTGCTAGATGGCCTAGTAAAGAAGAGAAGGAGAAATAG
- a CDS encoding pyruvate flavodoxin oxidoreductase subunit gamma yields MLEIRWHSRAGQGAVTGAKGLADVISTTGKEVQAFAFYGSAKRGAAMTAYNRVDDKVILNHEKYMEPDYVFVIDPALVYTTDVTVNGKENTKYIITTHMTTDELIASQPKLEGKEVYTLDCITIANETIGRPIPNTPMLGAFMKVSGMYDIEFFKESMKRILKKLPQKIVDANMIAIQRAYDEVK; encoded by the coding sequence ATGCTAGAAATTAGATGGCATAGTCGTGCTGGTCAAGGTGCTGTAACTGGTGCTAAAGGTTTAGCAGACGTTATTTCTACAACTGGAAAAGAAGTGCAGGCATTTGCATTTTACGGTTCGGCTAAACGCGGGGCTGCTATGACTGCATATAATCGTGTTGATGATAAAGTGATTTTGAATCATGAAAAATATATGGAGCCTGATTATGTTTTTGTAATTGATCCTGCTTTGGTTTACACAACAGATGTAACTGTTAATGGAAAAGAAAATACAAAATATATTATCACAACACACATGACTACAGATGAGTTAATAGCATCACAGCCAAAACTTGAGGGTAAAGAAGTATATACACTCGATTGTATTACTATTGCAAATGAGACTATTGGCCGTCCTATTCCAAATACACCGATGCTTGGTGCATTTATGAAAGTCTCCGGTATGTATGATATTGAATTTTTCAAAGAGAGCATGAAGAGAATTTTGAAAAAATTACCTCAAAAAATTGTTGACGCGAATATGATTGCTATTCAGCGTGCATATGATGAAGTGAAATAA
- a CDS encoding HAD family hydrolase → MIILFDLDGTLIDSTEAILESFHYAFDFYGYRHPDDESIKALIGHPLDYMFAKLGVEDEKVWDFVAVYKEHYREISTQKTVLLPHAREAVELAATFAKLGIVTTKTGKYSKVLMEYFGIMNKFKVLIGREHVEHPKPHAEPILKALEAFDIEDKDVWMIGDTQMDMVAAEAAGVNAIAVTSGYDSRDTLKKFTDVVFNDAYEAVKWLKRRKISHT, encoded by the coding sequence ATGATAATACTATTTGATTTGGATGGCACACTCATAGATTCAACGGAAGCGATTTTGGAGAGTTTTCATTATGCTTTTGATTTTTACGGTTATAGACATCCTGATGATGAATCAATAAAAGCACTGATAGGACATCCACTGGACTATATGTTTGCAAAACTCGGTGTCGAGGACGAAAAAGTCTGGGATTTTGTGGCTGTTTATAAAGAACACTATAGAGAGATATCGACGCAAAAGACGGTACTGCTGCCTCACGCAAGAGAAGCTGTTGAACTGGCTGCCACTTTTGCAAAACTTGGTATTGTGACAACAAAGACCGGAAAGTACTCTAAGGTATTAATGGAGTATTTCGGCATTATGAATAAGTTCAAGGTGCTTATCGGCCGCGAGCATGTCGAACATCCCAAGCCTCACGCAGAGCCTATCTTAAAAGCACTTGAAGCTTTTGATATTGAAGATAAAGATGTATGGATGATAGGTGATACACAGATGGATATGGTTGCGGCAGAAGCAGCCGGTGTCAATGCCATAGCTGTAACAAGCGGATATGATTCACGTGATACACTGAAAAAATTTACAGATGTTGTTTTTAATGATGCTTATGAAGCTGTAAAGTGGTTAAAGCGTAGAAAAATATCACATACGTAA